From Triticum urartu cultivar G1812 chromosome 2, Tu2.1, whole genome shotgun sequence, a single genomic window includes:
- the LOC125537332 gene encoding DNA mismatch repair protein MSH3-like produces MARAKEKESQGPDPFPSPVSVTPPREAAVRRALLEPPPPGSNPSGGDGGGGGGRGYTPLEQQVVDLKARHPDVLLMVEVGYRFRFFGEDAAVAASVLGIVAHPDRSFLTASVPTFRLGFHVCRLVDAGHKVGVVRQTETAAIKAAAAARGGGGAAPFARELSAVYTRATIEAGAGEMEGGGAPEEGSRYLVCVVDKEVDAVGREGFEVKVGVVAIEVSTGEVVHGEFMDGASRSGLEAVLLGLAPVEVILGTPLSFSTEKLMRAYAGPASNVRVECTSRDCFSGGSALAELMSLFEKSEVNSPTIENDKQMMEINEEDNNLRGMEGVMAMPELVAQAMALSVRYLKGFGMERLICFGSSFRPFTANTEMSLSANALQQLEVLKNNSDGSIEGSLFQTMNNTCTAFGSRLFRHWLTHPLSDRNLICARHDAISEISESMGSRQDSVSIRQDEGDGCCAASARSDLSTILSSVLTMLGRSLDSQRGITRIFHCKATAKEFVGVIQAILTAGKQLRKLVLEDTDNMSSQHRIVHSSLLRRLISTASSSAVLANAVKLLSCLDKDAADQGDMINLFISSVDQFPEVAEGHVTVEMAKQKLDLLIVEYRKQLGMRSLEYKTVSGTAYLIELPVDRRVPTNWMKVNSTKKTIRYHTPEVLKNLDNLLLAKEELAVICRKTWHKFLMDFGKYYAQFQASVESLAALDCLYSLATLAKQNNYVQPNFVPENEASQIHIKDGRHPVLESLLGDNFVPNDTDLHADGQYCQIVTGPNMGGKSCYIRQVALITIMAQVGSFVPASSAILHVVDGIYTRMGASDSIQQGTSTFYEEMNEASNILQNCSSRSLVIIDELGRGTSTHDGVAIAYATLHYLLKNKKCIVIFVTHYPKILDIQSEFEGSVGAYHVSYLSTRKLLQISDEKMGISTETEDLGEITFLYKLVAGASDRSFGLNVALLAQLPLRCIQQASVMAAKLQEEMSKRNENKLLRLMDEPSRDGPWESSPKVGLLCAEPHQGLMEACRRILHDMRSAQSNNDVTSTLSCLKSAQEIASKMIKG; encoded by the exons ATGGCGAGGGCTAAAGAGAAGGAGAGTCAGG GCCCCGACCCTTTCCCCTCCCCCGTCTCCGTCACCCCCCCTCGCGAGGCCGCCGTCCGCCGCGCGCTCCTCGAGCCGCCGCCCCCCGGCTCGAACCCTAgcggcggcgatggcggtggcggcggcggcagaggcTACACCCCGCTGGAGCAGCAGGTCGTGGACCTCAAGGCCCGCCACCCGGACGTCCTCCTCATGGTCGAGGTGGGCTACCGCTTCCGCTTCTTCGGCGAggacgccgccgtcgccgcctccGTCCTCGGCATCGTCGCCCACCCCGACCGCAGCTTCCTCACCGCCAGCGTCCCCACGTTCCGCCTGGGCTTCCACGTCTGCCGCCTCGTCGACGCGGGCCACAAGGTCGGCGTCGTCCGCCAGACCGAGACCGCGGCGATCAAGGCGGCCGCGGCTGCGcgcggcgggggcggcgcggcCCCCTTCGCGCGCGAGCTGTCGGCGGTGTACACGCGCGCCACCATCGAGGCGGGGGCCGGGGAAATGGAGGGCGGCGGCGCGCCGGAAGAGGGGAGCAGGTACCTCGTCTGCGTGGTGGACAAGGAGGTGGATGCCGTGGGGAGGGAGGGGTTCGAGGTGAAGGTTGGGGTGGTGGCCATCGAGGTGTCCACCGGCGAGGTCGTGCACGGGGAGTTCATGGACGGCGCATCCAGGAGCGGGCTTGAGGCCGTGCTGCTTGGCCTGGCGCCCGTTGAGGTCATACTCGGCACCCCTCTCTCGTTCTCTACTGAAAAG CTGATGAGGGCATATGCGGGACCTGCCTCTAATGTCCGGGTTGAGTGCACTTCGCGTGATTGTTTCAGCGGGGGCAGCGCTTTAGCAGAACTGATGTCTTTGTTTGAGAAATCGGAGGTCAATTCACCAACCATCGAAAACGATAAACAGATGATGGAAATAAATGAAGAGGACAACAATCTTCGTGGGATGGAG GGTGTCATGGCTATGCCAGAGCTAGTTGCCCAAGCAATGGCATTGAGCGTTCGCTATTTGAAGGGTTTTGGTATGGAGAGGTTAATCTGCTTCGGTTCCTCGTTCCGGCCATTTACTGCTAATACTGAAATGTCTCTATCAGCAAACGCTCTTCAGCAGCTCGAG GTATTAAAGAACAACTCAGATGGTTCAATAGAAGGGTCCCTGTTCCAAACTATGAACAACACATGTACAGCTTTTGGATCTAGGCTGTTTAGACACTGG TTGACTCACCCCTTATCTGATAGAAATCTAATATGTGCTCGTCACGATGCAATCTCTGAGATCTCTGAATCGATGGGATCACGGCAAGATTCAGTTAGCATTCGACAGGATGAAGGGGATGGGTGCTGCGCAGCTTCTGCGCGAAGTGATCTCAGCACCATTCTTTCATCTGTTTTAACAATGCTGGGAAGATCACTTGATTCTCAAAGAGGAATTACAAGAATTTTTCACTGCAAAGCCACAGCTAAAGAG TTTGTTGGGGTCATCCAGGCTATCTTGACGGCTGGAAAGCAACTGCGGAAGCTTGTTCTCGAGGATACTGACAACATGTCTTCTCAGCATAGAATTGTCCACTCTTCTTTGTTGAGAAGGCTCATAAGTACAGCTTCATCATCTGCTGTACTTGCTAATGCTGTGAAACTTCTGTCGTGTCTTGACAAAGATGCTGCTGATCAAGGAGATATGATAAACCTATTCATTTCATCTGTTGACCAGTTCCCCGAG GTTGCAGAGGGTCATGTGACTGTTGAAATGGCCAAACAAAAACTGGATTTATTAATTGTTGAATATCGGAAGCAGCTTGGCATGCGCAGCTTGGAGTACAAAACCGTATCTGGAACAGCTTACCTGATCGAA CTACCAGTAGATAGAAGGGTGCCTACAAATTGGATGAAAGTAAATAGCACCAAAAAAACTATTAGATACCACACTCCTGAAGTATTGAAGAACTTGGACAACTTATTACTGGCTAAAGAAGAACTAGCAGTTATCTGCAGGAAAACATGGCACAAATTCCTTATGGATTTCGGCAAATATTATGCGCAGTTTCAAGCATCTGTCGAATCTCTTGCAGCTCTTGACTGCTTATACTCTCTTGCCACTCTTGCAAAACAAAAT AATTATGTACAACCTAACTTTGTTCCTGAAAATGAAGCAAGTCAGATCCACATCAAAGATGGTCGCCATCCG GTTCTGGAGTCTCTACTTGGAGACAATTTTGTTCCAAATGATACAGACCTTCATGCAGATGGGCAGTACTGCCAGATTGTTACAGGACCAAACATGGGAGGAAAAAGTTGCTATATTCGCCAAGTTGCACTAATTACCATTATGGCCCAG GTTGGTTCCTTTGTACCAGCTTCATCAGCAATACTTCATGTTGTTGATGGAATTTATACTCGGATGGGTGCATCTGACAGTATTCAACAAGGAACAAGTACCTTTTATGAAGAGATGAATGAAGCTTCCAACATATTACAGAACTGCTCATCTCGATCCCTAGTTATCATTGATGAGCTTGGTCGTGGAACAAGCACACACGATGGTGTTGCTATAGCCTATGCTACATTACACTATCTCCTGAAAAACAAGAAATGTATTGTCATTTTTGTAACTCACTATCCAAAGATTCTTGATATCCAGAGTGAATTTGAAGGTTCCGTTGGGGCATACCATGTTTCATATCTGTCGACAAGGAAGCTGTTGCAAATTAGTGATGAAAAGATGGGTATTAGCACAGAAACAGAGGATCTTGGAGAAATTACTTTCTTGTATAAACTTGTTGCTGGAGCTTCAGACAGAAGCTTTGGTCTTAATGTCGCACTGCTTGCGCAG CTCCCGTTGAGATGTATTCAGCAGGCATCGGTCATGGCAGCCAAACTGCAAGAAGAGATGAGTAAGCGTAATGAAAACAAGCTGCTGAGGTTAATGGACGAACCATCCAGAGATGGACCATGGGAAAGCTCTCCGAAAGTTGGTTTGCTTTGTGCAGAGCCTCACCAGGGGTTGATGGAAGCATGCCGCAGGATACTGCATGACATGAGATCTGCTCAAAGTAATAACGACGTAACAAGTACACTTTCTTGTTTGAAGAGTGCACAGGAGATCGCATCGAAGATGATTAAAGGGTAG
- the LOC125538860 gene encoding cytochrome c oxidase subunit 6b-3, protein MAEIEIKTAPADFRFPTTNQTRHCFTRYVEFHRCVSAKGDEAAECEKFAKYYRSLCPAEWVDRWNEQRENGTFAGPL, encoded by the exons ATGGCCGAG ATTGAGATTAAAACAGCACCTGCTGACTTCCGCTTCCCTACAACAAACCAAACTAGGCACTGTTTTACTCGCTATGTTGAGTTCCACAG GTGTGTGAGTGCCAAGGGGGATGAAGCTGCTGAATGTGAGAAATTTGCCAAGTACTACCGATCTCTTTGCCCAGCTGAATGG GTTGACAGGTGGAACGAGCAGAGGGAGAACGGGACATTTGCAGGGCCCCTCTAA